In the Treponema maltophilum ATCC 51939 genome, ACGGCTCAATTTGCCCGGCCCGCACTACACGCTCGAAGACCATTACATGCGCTTTATATTGGAAACCCAAAAGGAACAAGGTTAACTCCGGGAGCCGTACTTTGAAAAAAAACGAAACGCAAAAGAAAAGACCCTATCACTTCGGCGAAAAACTGCGCCAAGTACGCGAGCGCAAGGGCTACACTTTAAAAGTCGTCGCTTCGCGTGCGGGCGTGAGCGAAAGCCTTGTGTCGCAAATAGAACGCAATAAGGTGTCGCCCGCAATCGATACGCTTTTAACCCTTGCCGACGTGTTGGATATAAACGTCGAATTTCTGTTTGACGAATTCAGGCGCAGCCGTCCGGTAAAAATCATCCGCGGCGATCAGCGGCGCAAAATAGAAGAAGATACCGTTTGGTACGAAGAACTTGCAAAGCCTTCCGAATCCGACGGCATACATTCGATAGAATCATACGTTATCACCATTCCCGAAGGCGACCATACGCACCGCGGCTCTTACGGACACTTGGGTACCGAATTCGGCTTTATTCTGGAAGGCAAAGCGGGATTTAAATACGAATCGCAAACCTACACGCTCGAAGAAGGCGACAGTATTTCGTTTTCGGCGTCGGTACCGCATACGCTGTCGAACGTCGGAAAAGGCGTTATGAAAGCCCTATGGGTTGTAAGCCCGGCTCAGCGTTTCGGCTGAAAACGGGCACACGAATATCGGCAAGGCTTCAGCGCGAAACGTCGGTGCAAAACGCGCTTATTCAAAAGTTACCTCATATACACTTTCGAGTTCGCGGGCACCGATTCGGTTATAAAGGCATTGCCGCCGATAACCGAATTTTCTCCGATGCGCGTTTGACCGCCGAGAATTGTCGCTCCCGCGTACACGGTTACGTTATCTTCGACTATCGGGTGGCGGCGCATGTTTTTTAACTGCCGCCCTCCCCGCGTGGATAAAGCGCCGAGCGTAACGCCCTGATAAATCTTTACGCCCCTGCCTATAACGGCCGTTTCTCCGATAACAATGCCGGTTCCGTGATCGATACAAAAATATTCGCCAATTTGAGCGCCGGGATTTATATCTATGCCGGTTTTTCCGTGCGCATATTCGCTCATAAAACGAGGAATATAAGGAACGCCGGCTTTATACAGTTCGTGCGCAAGGCGGTATATATAAATGGCGTAAAATCCCGGATACGTTAAAATAACTTCGTCTATGCTGTACGCTGCGGGGTCTCCGTCGAATGCGGCTTGCGCATCGAGCATAAGCTTTTCGCGTGTACGATCAAGCGACGAAAAAAACGCATCGGTTATCCGCGCCGCTTTTTCGGCATTTTGCTCATCCGTTTTATCCGATTGTTTGTTATCCGCACGGCCGAAAGAGGGCGCATCGTCGAAGGCGGACAAATCTCCGGAGGCGGCGGACGTAGCGCACAAATCGGGGACAGCGCTCAAAGCGGTTTGTATTTGTTTTTGCAGCTTTTTTTTAAGAACCGGAAGTCCGTATTTTTGTTCCGTAAAATGGTGCGGAAAAAGAACGGTTTTTAGATCCTTTATGATACGGACAATCTCATTTCTGTCGGGAAAAATCATATTATGCTCCGAACAAACCGGCCGACAAATAGCGCTCGCCGCCGTCGGGCAAGAGGGCAACGATGAGTTTCCCCGCATTTTCTTCTTTTCGGGCAAGTTTAATTCCCGCGCACAAAGCGGCTCCGGAAGAAATACCGCACAGCAAACCTTCCGTTTGTGCAAGCTCGCAGGCGGCCGCTTTTGCATCCTCGTCGCTTACCGTAATAACGCCGGTATAAACGCCTTTGTCGAGGTTGTCGGGAATAAAGCCCGCGCCGATTCCCTGAATGCCGTGCTTTCCCCTAGGCTTTCCCGAAAGAACGGCCGAATTTTCAGGCTCGACCGCATATACGCGCACGGAATCTTTTTTCGATTTAAGGTACTTTCCGGTTCCGCTCAGCGTGCCGCCCGTTCCGACACCCGCAACAAAGATATCGACTTTTCCGTCGGTATCGTCCCATATTTCGGGCCCGGTCGTCGTAAAGTGCGCGCGCGGATTTGCCGGATTGGTAAACTGCGAAGGCATAAAAGCCGACGGCACTGTACGCACCAATTCTTCGGCTTTTGCGATTGCGCCTCCCATTCCCTGCGCTGCGTCGGTTAACACGAGTTCCGCCCCGTAGGCTTTAAGCAGCATGCGCCGCTCAAGGCTCATGTTTTCGGGCATAGTTAAAATCAACTTATAACCTTTACGGGCGCACAGGGCCGCCAAAGCGATTCCGGTATTGCCGCTGGTAGGTTCGATTAAAACCGAACCTTCGCCAAGCGTTCCGTTTTTTTCCGCTTCTTCCAACATAAAAAGCGCCGCCCTGTCTTTAACGCTGCCGCCGGGATTCAAAAATTCGATCTTTACGGCAAGGGTTGCCGCAAAGCCGTACCGCTCTTTTATACGTACAAGCTCCACGAGGGGAGTACTTCCTATCAATGCAGCGATACTTTTATGTATGTTCATGGCGCCGACTATAACACAGTCCGAACAAAAACACAACATAAGGCATCTCGAAAAACCGCTCTTGAGCGGCTTTTTCGGTGCGCGTAAAACATCGTTACTCCGCAAAACCGACCGCTATGTGTTTAAAACCCATAGCCGACAGTACCCGCCTGACGACAAGCAGCGATTGCAGTTCCGCATCCTGAAGCAATCCGCGCGCAATAAAAGACTGCTCGGCTTTTTCTTTTGCGGCAAGAATTTCGGTAAACACTTCCTGCGAAGAAATCGGCGCAAAGATGTTTTTATACTCGTCGAATACTTCCATGGCAGAGATGTCGTTCCCGATTATTTGAACGCTCGGAAGCCGTACGGTAACCGACGTGCGATCGCTGCCGAGCGTAAACGTTACGCCGCCCATATCCGCAATGCCCGCCCGTATGACACCCGAATAACGCACGATGCTGTAGCTTTTTGCCAAACCGAGTACGTGGCGCCGTTTAAGGGTTACGACGTCGCTGTATACGGCCTTTACGGTCGTAAGCTCGGCGCAGTACATAAGTTCGCTCGAAATCAAAGCGGATAAAGCGGTGAATTTATACTTTTCGTATTGTTTGTACGTATACAGCAAAGCCGCGCCGATGAGCGCCGCGCACAAAAGAGCGGCTCCGATTTTTATGCACAGCACGCGTACGACATGCGGCGCCTTACTTCCGTCTTTTTTCATACGCACCTCCGAAAATATCCTTCCGGCTGTATCGTAGACGATTTATCCGTTACGCGCAAGTGGCGGACAAGACGCCGATGCAATATCCGTGCTATAATTACAGGCATGAAACAAAACAATATTCTGCAGCAAACGCATTTTATCGGCGTTCTCCTTCCGGAAGATATAACCCTTACTCTTGAAGATTGCCGGCGCTATATGAACGAGGTTTACGGCTGTAAGTCCGGACACGGAACGCCGATCCATGTTACGCTTGTTCCGCCGTTCAAACTGCCGGAAGAATATGCAACAGCCGATTTAATAAGCGCGATTGAAAAAGAAGTCTTGCCTAAGCGTTTGGGCTTTACGGCACATATCGATAATTTTGATGCTTTCGGTGACCGGACTCTTTTTGCAAACGTAGTTGCCGGCGATACGTGGACAAAACTCCGTGATAAAACGGTAAAAGCGATTTTGAACACCTGTCCCGGCTGTACTAAAAAAGACCGAAGACCTTTCCGTCCTCACGTCACCGTTTCAAATCGGGATATTCCCGCAGGCGTAATGACAAAGGCGCTTCAGGTTATGAACGAGCTGAACCTTGTCGAAGATTTTCCGGTCGATAACATCACGATTTTTGAACGCAAAGGCAACAGGTGGGAAGCGGCGGTTACAGCGGAAATAAGCACGGATAAGACAATCCCTGTTTCCTTGATTTAGCATACGACCGGACTTAACCACCGACGGCTTATATTCCGTATTCGTAATCCGGCGGGACACATTGCGCATTATACCAAAGAGTCTTTCGAAAAAATTTTTATAAAAATTCATATAAAATATTGACATAGTATAAAATTTATTATATTATTATTTTTGTATTAATTACAATTTTAATATAGTTATTACAAACTATTTTTAAGGAGTCAAATGTTATGGAAAACGGAATGCCTTTATTGGGAGATAAGCTTCCCTCGCTGATCGTAAAAACAACGCACGGGGTAAAACATGTACCCGAAGATTACAAGGGAAGATGGCTCGTGCTTTTTTCGCACCCGGCGGATTTTACGCCCGTGTGTACCACCGAATTCGTATCGTTTCAAAAACACTACGATGATTTCAGAGCGATAAACTGCGAGCTTTTGGGCTTATCCATCGATCAGGTTCAGTCCCACATTAAGTGGACCGAATTTATGAACGACAAGCTGCACACAAAAATCGAATTTCCCGTTATCGCCGACGACATGGGAAAGGTCGCCGAAAAGCTGGGAATGATTCACCCCGGAAAAGGAACGAACACCGTACGCGCCGTATTTGTTATCGATCCGAACGGCGTGCTTCGTTTGGTTATTTATTATCCGCAAGAAATCGGCCGCAATATGGACGAAATTTTGCGTTCGGTTAAAGCGCTGCAAACGAGCGACGAGCACGGAGTTGCCTGCCCCGCAAACTGGCCCAACAACGAGCTGATTCAGGATCAGGTAATTATCCCGCCCGCTTCGGATGAAACGACTGCAGCCGAACGTCGCGGCATGGCAAACGCCTTCGACTGGTGGTTTGCGTACAGAAAAATATAAAAAGAGACTCAGCTAAAAATGTGCGCCCGGGCTCGAAAGATTCCGGGCATTTTTTTTACGGTACCCGAACCAGTGTTAATACGATTGTATTTTCTTTACTTTCCCGGTACACCGAAACGGCTGAGCGGGAAAAAGCGCAAAACGGGAGTTCCCAAAATATTTTTTCGCGGAACGTATTGCGGCTCCAAATCCGAATCGTAATATAAAGTCCGCGCATCGAACGCGGTAATCGGCGTACGCTTTTTTTGCAGCGAATGCCGCATATCCAGCGAATTAAAGCGGTTATCGCCCATCATAAAAAAATTATTTTCGGGAATAAACGAAGCCGTTCCGTCTTCTTTATTCGGCGGGAACACGCACATATTGCGTTTATCGTTGATATACGAAATATACACAACCAAATCCTGCGCATGCATTAAATACTGCAACCGCTCCGGATCGCTCGCCTGCTGTGCGGCGCTCACGCCCTTGTTCATCAAATCGGCGGTGCGCACGGCGATGCGGCCGAAAGCCAGTTTTAACGCGAGGTTTTGGCGGAACATCGCTTCGGTATACATATCGGATCGGGCGCCGGAAGTGCCGCCCGAAGCAAAATCGAAACCGTTTGCCCAGTCGGTCATAAACGAATCGAACCACAGTTCGCCGCCGTCGGAAAGCAAAAGCTTTCGGATGAGCGTGTCGCTTTGCCTGAAAAACGAAAGCACTTCCATCATGTTTTCGCTCACAAGGTCGGGAACGCCCGTTCCGGCAGGCGAAAGAGAAGACAGGCTTTTTTTCTCGGCGGCAAAACGGCGGCTCAGCGAGCGCGCTTCTTCAATAACGGATTCATAGTTCATGTCCCGCCGTTCTTGTTCAATCGCGGTCATGCGCTCGTATTCTTCGGCGCTGAAAGGAATGTAGCGGATTTTCTTTTGCGTTCCGGCAGGAAGCGAAGCAAGGTTCCATTCAGCCCGGCGCGCATCTTCTTCCACCGGACGGAATTCGGCCTGCGCCGCGGTGCGGCTGTACAGTACGCCGTCCTGCATAACGAGCTGTTCTCCCGGAAGCCCCGTAACGCGCTTTACGAGCGGGTCGGCTTTTATTTCGCCCGATTCGTCGACGTTTAAATTCACCTTTGTAAACGTAAACATAAGCACCATCTGCGAAATAAAGGTTTTGACTTCCGACTTATTGTCCTGCGGATAGCGCGGATTGCGGAAAATGACGATATCGCCGCGCTTGTACGAACGCAAAACCGGAAGTCCGACATCCGACACGGGAAACTTCGGGCCGGACGCGGTTTTAAAGCCGATGACCCGGTCGCCTATTAAAAATTCGGGCACCATGGATTCCGACGGAATAACGTAAAGTTGAAAAATAAAAATATTGATTAAAACGACCGTGCACACGGCCTGCACGATTGCGTCAATCCAATCGAGCGCCTCAAAAATGAATTTCGCGCCCCCGCGCCTTTTTTTCGGCAGCAGTTCGTTTTTCGCGGAAATCAAACCGGCCTCCGCTGCGGCTCGAGCAAAATCCGGATTTTGAACAAACACGCGCTTGGAATTCAAATGATACAACATCGTTACGGATACAATCGAAGCGGCAAGCCACAAAAGGACGGAAATCACATCCTGCACATACGGCAAAGCCGTGCCGCCCGCACGGCGCATAATAAAGCCCGCCAAAAGCACAAAGGGAACGTATTGATACAATTTATATACAATCGGATAATTTTTTACTTTTTTGAGCGTGAACACGGCGGAGGATGTAATCGTTAAAAAGGCGATAAAGGTCGCACACAAAATAAAAGCCGCTGCGGAAATATCGGCGGCAACAGAAAATTGTAAAAGAGCGAAAACGGCGCACAGCGCATGCACCGTGTAGTTTAAAACAATCAGCTTCGTTTTCATACAGGCGAGTATAGCAAAAAAAACGAATATATACTAGAATATTTTATCAAGGAAGGTGTTCCGATGACGGATGAATTCGTTTTGGTCGATTACAAACAGGCAATTCGTGATTTGGACAACGACGCAAGTTTGTACAAGGATTTGCTCGACTGCTGGTTTTCGGAAATGCAGCTCGACAAGGCGGTGCTCGAAAAGTTGTGTCAAAAGGAAGATTTGTCGGAAGCCGCAGCCTACGTTCACCGCGTAAAAGGAGCGGCCGGTTCTTTGGGCGCTCACGCGCTTTTTGAAACGGCACAAAAAACCGAAAATCTTTTGCGCGGCAAAACGCAGGGTAATGTACGGGAACATATCGAAGAATTGCTGTCTGTCTACGATTCTACCGAAAAGGAATTTAAACTAATCCGTACGCGTTTTTAAAATTTTTATACAGCCGTTCGCATACCGCTGCGGGATTTTCGCCGCGCAAAGACGCGATTTTTTCATACACTTTTTTTATGTCCGCAGGGTCGGTGGCCGTTTCGCCTTTTAAAGTTTGCCACGGCGCATCCGTTTCGGCAAGAAGCAAGTCGAAAGGAAGGTGTGCCGCACAGCGCAGGGCGCGCTTGTTCCCGTTTAAAAGCGGCTTGCCGAACGAAAAATGCGCGTTCACGCCGCGCTTAATTAAAGAAAGCGCTTCGGTGTCGGAGCCCGCAAACGAATGAAATACCACCGATTTTAACTTTGCCAATTTTTTCGCATCGCGGAAAATCCTGTCGAGCGCGCGCCTGCAATGAATCACCATCGGTTTTTCATACCGTTGTGCCGCTTCAAGCTGCAAAGCCCATACTTCTTCCTGCTCTTTCACGCGCGAAGAAAACTCGTCGCTGTAAAGATCGAAGCCCGTCTCCCCTATCGCATCGGCTTCGTTTTTTTCAAGCGCGCCGAGTACAAAGGCCATATGCTTTTTATCGGGATTTTGGGGATGAACGCCGGCCGATCGCAAAACAAGGCCGGGGTAGTTTTCGGCGACGCGCAAAAGCCGATTCCATTCATCTTCCGAATGGGCGCACGAACATACGGGAGAAATATCCTGTCCGTCCGAGAGCGGCCGCCAAAAAGCCAAATCCGTAATGTGAAGGTGAGCATCGGCAAAAATCATACTATGAATATATCACAAATAACCGAAAAAAGGCTAACATCCGCGCCGCAAAATCCGAAAATAAAAGTGTAATGTAATATCGGGAGGAAGTATGAAAAAGTCTTACGCATTAAAAAGTCACAATTCGAACGATTATTTAACCGTTGAAAAAGAACTTGACGACGGCTTTGTCATCCGCATAGTCCGCGATAAAGACGGGTACGAAGAGATCGTAACCGATTTTATAAGCAAAGTACTTTTCGACAGCTGCATCAGAACCGGTTATTTAACCGAAATTGAAATTCCGCAAGCCGCGGTCGTCAGCGCATAAATTACGCACGCATCAAAAAGTGAATGAGCCGCAAAATCTTCAGGCCGTCGAACCAAATATGAAAGGCACGCTCAAGCCCGATTCGGTTTTTGCGGTTTTGCAGGCACATCTTTTCCCACACGGCGGGAAAGCGTTCCCGCTCCAAAAAATCGTACACATCGGGCAACGCGGACCTACACTCGGATAAAAAAGCTTTGCTCCTATCCGCTGTATCCGCCGACGCATAAAACAGGCCGATAAAATCTTTAATCCTTTCATATACAAAATCGGGATACAGCAGCGCACCTTTTGCCGTCGGCGGGGCCACCTGCTCAGCCGTCGGGTCGGCCGATTGCCCTGCCGCCTGTCCCCCTGTATGCGCGCTTAAGCCTTTTCCCGAGCCTCCGACAAGGACATTTGCTTCGACAAGGGCACGTACTTCGACAAGTGCGCCGAGTTTTTGTCCCGTGCCGAAAAGCGTGCGCTGCGAAAGGCGCGCTTGCGGATGCACGGTGCAGGTAAGTTCGGGAAACACAAAAGGCGGCGCATCGTTTTGTCCTGCCGCCGTTGCAGTACTTTGACCTGCCGTTGCAGCGTGCTGAATATTCAGTTTTATAAGAGATTGCAAAAAATAAAAGTCTTCGCCGGAAAGAAGTTTCGGCATGCCGCCCGAAGCCGCATAGCCCCACGCCGAGCACACAATCGACGGACCCAAAGCGTACGGATAAAACGGCGTTTTTGTTTTGAATAAACGCGCGCCGTGTTCTTTTATAAAAAACTCATACGAATCTATCGCCTTTTGAATATCCGAATCGGGAGCCTTTTGGTGCGTAAAACCGGTTATCGCTCCTGCAGGCGGCAACTTTCCGCAAAGCAGCGCATCGGCACACTGTAAACGAAAATCATGCAAAGCGCAAATGTATTCGGAACTTACGAGCGTGTCCGCATCCATGCAGGCAATCACGTCGGCCCCGTTTTTAAGCGCATAATCCATGCCGATGCGCCGGGCCGTACCGACGCCTTCTTTTTCGGACAGTTCGTACCCCTTCGAACAGGCATCGAGCACGGTAATACCGCGTTCGACTGCGGCTTTTATAAGTGTACGGTTGTTTTCTTTTATTTCATCGCTTGCGTTTGTGCGGTTGTTTACAACGCAGATGACAGTGCAGCCGCCATTGGCCGCACCGCTGCGAGTTCCGTCCGATTCGCCGCGCGCGCACTCAATAGAGCGTTCTATGCTGTCAAAGGTGTCGAGTATATCGGGATATTCGGCACACGCGGGAATGACGATCGCAACGGGGCGCATTTTTTGCGCAGGCGCGGCCGTATCCTGTGCGGGCGCACACGGGACACACGGTGCCGCACCGGATGCGAATACGGAGCGCTTTTTGTTGTATAAGGCGATAACGTCTTTCACTCTCTTCCCGTCATTTCCCGAACGTATCGGCTAAAGTGCGCCGCCGGAACCGGTTTGCAGCAGCCGGACGATTTGCTCAAAGCGGCGTTCGACGGAACAATCTTTTTCGCTTCCGTCGTGCTCGAGCCAATGAATGGGCACGCCTTTTTTTTCCAT is a window encoding:
- a CDS encoding Hpt domain-containing protein, yielding MTDEFVLVDYKQAIRDLDNDASLYKDLLDCWFSEMQLDKAVLEKLCQKEDLSEAAAYVHRVKGAAGSLGAHALFETAQKTENLLRGKTQGNVREHIEELLSVYDSTEKEFKLIRTRF
- a CDS encoding 2'-5' RNA ligase family protein; its protein translation is MKQNNILQQTHFIGVLLPEDITLTLEDCRRYMNEVYGCKSGHGTPIHVTLVPPFKLPEEYATADLISAIEKEVLPKRLGFTAHIDNFDAFGDRTLFANVVAGDTWTKLRDKTVKAILNTCPGCTKKDRRPFRPHVTVSNRDIPAGVMTKALQVMNELNLVEDFPVDNITIFERKGNRWEAAVTAEISTDKTIPVSLI
- a CDS encoding helix-turn-helix domain-containing protein gives rise to the protein MKKNETQKKRPYHFGEKLRQVRERKGYTLKVVASRAGVSESLVSQIERNKVSPAIDTLLTLADVLDINVEFLFDEFRRSRPVKIIRGDQRRKIEEDTVWYEELAKPSESDGIHSIESYVITIPEGDHTHRGSYGHLGTEFGFILEGKAGFKYESQTYTLEEGDSISFSASVPHTLSNVGKGVMKALWVVSPAQRFG
- a CDS encoding peroxiredoxin, whose protein sequence is MENGMPLLGDKLPSLIVKTTHGVKHVPEDYKGRWLVLFSHPADFTPVCTTEFVSFQKHYDDFRAINCELLGLSIDQVQSHIKWTEFMNDKLHTKIEFPVIADDMGKVAEKLGMIHPGKGTNTVRAVFVIDPNGVLRLVIYYPQEIGRNMDEILRSVKALQTSDEHGVACPANWPNNELIQDQVIIPPASDETTAAERRGMANAFDWWFAYRKI
- the lepB gene encoding signal peptidase I yields the protein MKTKLIVLNYTVHALCAVFALLQFSVAADISAAAFILCATFIAFLTITSSAVFTLKKVKNYPIVYKLYQYVPFVLLAGFIMRRAGGTALPYVQDVISVLLWLAASIVSVTMLYHLNSKRVFVQNPDFARAAAEAGLISAKNELLPKKRRGGAKFIFEALDWIDAIVQAVCTVVLINIFIFQLYVIPSESMVPEFLIGDRVIGFKTASGPKFPVSDVGLPVLRSYKRGDIVIFRNPRYPQDNKSEVKTFISQMVLMFTFTKVNLNVDESGEIKADPLVKRVTGLPGEQLVMQDGVLYSRTAAQAEFRPVEEDARRAEWNLASLPAGTQKKIRYIPFSAEEYERMTAIEQERRDMNYESVIEEARSLSRRFAAEKKSLSSLSPAGTGVPDLVSENMMEVLSFFRQSDTLIRKLLLSDGGELWFDSFMTDWANGFDFASGGTSGARSDMYTEAMFRQNLALKLAFGRIAVRTADLMNKGVSAAQQASDPERLQYLMHAQDLVVYISYINDKRNMCVFPPNKEDGTASFIPENNFFMMGDNRFNSLDMRHSLQKKRTPITAFDARTLYYDSDLEPQYVPRKNILGTPVLRFFPLSRFGVPGK
- the cysK gene encoding cysteine synthase A, producing MNIHKSIAALIGSTPLVELVRIKERYGFAATLAVKIEFLNPGGSVKDRAALFMLEEAEKNGTLGEGSVLIEPTSGNTGIALAALCARKGYKLILTMPENMSLERRMLLKAYGAELVLTDAAQGMGGAIAKAEELVRTVPSAFMPSQFTNPANPRAHFTTTGPEIWDDTDGKVDIFVAGVGTGGTLSGTGKYLKSKKDSVRVYAVEPENSAVLSGKPRGKHGIQGIGAGFIPDNLDKGVYTGVITVSDEDAKAAACELAQTEGLLCGISSGAALCAGIKLARKEENAGKLIVALLPDGGERYLSAGLFGA
- a CDS encoding glycosyltransferase gives rise to the protein MKDVIALYNKKRSVFASGAAPCVPCAPAQDTAAPAQKMRPVAIVIPACAEYPDILDTFDSIERSIECARGESDGTRSGAANGGCTVICVVNNRTNASDEIKENNRTLIKAAVERGITVLDACSKGYELSEKEGVGTARRIGMDYALKNGADVIACMDADTLVSSEYICALHDFRLQCADALLCGKLPPAGAITGFTHQKAPDSDIQKAIDSYEFFIKEHGARLFKTKTPFYPYALGPSIVCSAWGYAASGGMPKLLSGEDFYFLQSLIKLNIQHAATAGQSTATAAGQNDAPPFVFPELTCTVHPQARLSQRTLFGTGQKLGALVEVRALVEANVLVGGSGKGLSAHTGGQAAGQSADPTAEQVAPPTAKGALLYPDFVYERIKDFIGLFYASADTADRSKAFLSECRSALPDVYDFLERERFPAVWEKMCLQNRKNRIGLERAFHIWFDGLKILRLIHFLMRA
- a CDS encoding DUF4230 domain-containing protein — translated: MKKDGSKAPHVVRVLCIKIGAALLCAALIGAALLYTYKQYEKYKFTALSALISSELMYCAELTTVKAVYSDVVTLKRRHVLGLAKSYSIVRYSGVIRAGIADMGGVTFTLGSDRTSVTVRLPSVQIIGNDISAMEVFDEYKNIFAPISSQEVFTEILAAKEKAEQSFIARGLLQDAELQSLLVVRRVLSAMGFKHIAVGFAE
- a CDS encoding serine O-acetyltransferase, whose translation is MIFPDRNEIVRIIKDLKTVLFPHHFTEQKYGLPVLKKKLQKQIQTALSAVPDLCATSAASGDLSAFDDAPSFGRADNKQSDKTDEQNAEKAARITDAFFSSLDRTREKLMLDAQAAFDGDPAAYSIDEVILTYPGFYAIYIYRLAHELYKAGVPYIPRFMSEYAHGKTGIDINPGAQIGEYFCIDHGTGIVIGETAVIGRGVKIYQGVTLGALSTRGGRQLKNMRRHPIVEDNVTVYAGATILGGQTRIGENSVIGGNAFITESVPANSKVYMR
- a CDS encoding TatD family hydrolase; its protein translation is MIFADAHLHITDLAFWRPLSDGQDISPVCSCAHSEDEWNRLLRVAENYPGLVLRSAGVHPQNPDKKHMAFVLGALEKNEADAIGETGFDLYSDEFSSRVKEQEEVWALQLEAAQRYEKPMVIHCRRALDRIFRDAKKLAKLKSVVFHSFAGSDTEALSLIKRGVNAHFSFGKPLLNGNKRALRCAAHLPFDLLLAETDAPWQTLKGETATDPADIKKVYEKIASLRGENPAAVCERLYKNFKNAYGLV